Proteins encoded in a region of the Shewanella polaris genome:
- a CDS encoding MacB family efflux pump subunit, with the protein MTEQALLNISGVYRTFAAGEQQLTVLSNINLSINRGEMVAIVGASGSGKSTLMNILGCLDKPSKGRYSINGQDTSTMDADQLAQLRREHFGFIFQRYHLLGDLDAVGNVEIPAIYAGKDKKDRKKRAESLLSRLGLADRLNHKPSQLSGGQQQRVSVARALMNGGDVILADEPTGALDSHSGKDMMALLQELHHDGHTIIIVTHDMDVAHFADRIIELKDGVVIRDALNGKAAEQQKLPEIKSQPSSWLNWDRYIEAFKMALIAMLSHRVRTFLTMLGIIIGIASVVSVVALGNGSQQSVLENISSMGTNTIDVRSGSGFGDRRAGRVRTLTAQDSDALKVLPYVDSVTPSISSSGTIRYTNKAVSASFNGVGAEYFRVRGYELAEGQFWDETSVLNLAQEAVIDDNTRQSLFPKRSAIGAVVFLGDLPVRIIGVTKAKESAFGNSDALNVWVPYTTVSGRMVGQRYLDSITVRINQSAPSNAAEQGIISLLKMRHGTEDFFTINTDTIRESIEKTTQTMTLLISAIAVISLIVGGIGVMNIMLVSVTERTREIGVRMAVGARQGDILRQFLIEAVLVCLCGGIIGIGLAYLIGQIFAFTGGSFQMIYSTTSIVAAFACSTLIGILFGFLPARNAAQLDPVDALARE; encoded by the coding sequence ATGACTGAACAAGCGTTACTTAATATTTCAGGTGTCTACCGCACTTTTGCCGCAGGAGAGCAGCAACTCACGGTGCTTTCCAATATCAATCTCAGCATTAATCGTGGTGAAATGGTTGCGATTGTGGGGGCTTCGGGCTCAGGTAAATCAACCCTGATGAATATCTTAGGCTGTTTAGATAAGCCCTCTAAAGGACGTTATTCCATTAATGGGCAAGATACTTCTACCATGGATGCGGACCAACTTGCTCAGTTACGGCGTGAACATTTCGGTTTTATCTTTCAACGTTACCATCTACTGGGTGATCTCGATGCCGTCGGTAATGTTGAAATACCGGCTATTTATGCTGGGAAAGATAAAAAAGATCGTAAAAAAAGAGCCGAAAGTTTGTTGTCTCGTTTGGGATTAGCGGATCGCCTCAATCATAAACCAAGCCAGCTGAGTGGTGGTCAACAGCAGCGAGTTAGTGTAGCTCGTGCATTGATGAATGGTGGCGATGTCATTTTAGCTGATGAGCCAACTGGCGCACTTGACAGCCACAGCGGTAAAGACATGATGGCTTTATTGCAAGAGCTTCATCACGATGGTCATACTATTATTATTGTCACGCATGACATGGATGTGGCCCATTTTGCCGACAGGATCATTGAGCTTAAAGATGGTGTCGTTATCCGCGATGCATTAAATGGCAAAGCAGCAGAACAACAAAAACTACCTGAGATTAAATCGCAACCTAGTTCATGGCTTAATTGGGACCGTTACATTGAAGCATTTAAAATGGCATTGATTGCCATGCTATCTCATCGTGTACGTACCTTTTTAACCATGCTCGGTATTATTATCGGTATCGCTTCTGTGGTATCAGTTGTTGCGTTGGGTAATGGCTCACAGCAATCGGTATTAGAAAATATCAGTTCTATGGGAACCAATACTATCGATGTTCGTTCTGGTAGTGGCTTTGGTGATCGCCGTGCAGGCAGGGTTCGTACGTTAACAGCACAAGACAGTGATGCGCTTAAGGTCTTACCTTATGTAGACAGCGTCACACCGTCAATTAGCAGTTCCGGCACTATTCGATATACCAATAAAGCCGTTTCTGCCAGCTTTAATGGCGTTGGTGCAGAATATTTTCGCGTACGGGGTTATGAATTGGCAGAGGGACAATTCTGGGATGAAACCAGTGTGTTAAATTTGGCACAAGAAGCCGTCATTGACGACAACACCCGCCAATCACTTTTCCCTAAACGGTCAGCCATTGGGGCAGTGGTCTTTCTTGGTGATTTACCGGTGCGAATAATTGGCGTCACCAAAGCTAAAGAGAGTGCGTTTGGTAACAGCGACGCATTAAATGTCTGGGTACCTTATACCACCGTTTCTGGTCGCATGGTTGGCCAACGTTATCTCGACAGCATTACCGTCAGAATTAATCAATCGGCACCCAGTAATGCTGCCGAACAAGGTATTATCTCGTTACTAAAAATGCGCCACGGTACAGAAGATTTTTTCACGATTAATACTGATACGATCCGTGAAAGTATTGAAAAAACCACTCAAACTATGACCTTATTGATTTCTGCCATTGCGGTTATTTCTCTTATTGTTGGCGGCATTGGTGTAATGAATATTATGCTGGTATCTGTCACTGAACGAACCCGAGAGATTGGTGTACGCATGGCGGTAGGCGCAAGGCAGGGCGACATTTTGCGCCAGTTTTTAATTGAAGCGGTTTTGGTCTGTTTATGTGGTGGCATTATAGGCATTGGGCTAGCTTACTTAATTGGTCAGATCTTTGCTTTTACAGGGGGGAGTTTCCAAATGATTTATTCAACCACTTCGATTGTTGCCGCATTCGCTTGCTCAACGCTCATAGGTATACTATTTGGCTTTTTACCCGCACGCAATGCAGCGCAACTCGACCCTGTTGATGCCTTAGCAAGAGAATAA
- a CDS encoding efflux transporter outer membrane subunit translates to MIKRSITLRLSTIAFCISLATGCSSFTRTEFTPPEVDIPTSWQSVSLNQQVNLDPWWQSFNNPELNQLIEQVLITNNDLALATLTLRTARLQAGLTDTQRYPQISANLNGSKSKPLEGGASATEYGSNVSLSYELDLWGRVSADMDAAKWTSLATAEDRESTAQSLVATTATLYWQIGYLKQSIALSQNSVDYAQQILDLTERQYRSGAVSQLNVFEAKSNLAGQQASHSDLQQQLTEAQNSLAILYNQPPSKMPIHIDKLPGDAIPTIAEGIPADLLIRRPDVKSALYALKSAYASKDATFAGYLPTLTLSGSLGTASNELKDLLQNPIGTLGANLVLPFVQWNEMQLYKQMASVEVESAVVTYRKTLYNAFKEVDNAISARQHYQYQEQKLREQYDAASAAEHIYASQYRNGAVSIQDWLDAKETQRSAEVLLLANRYNQFSAQATLYQALGGSDIAAPLVTE, encoded by the coding sequence ATGATAAAACGATCTATAACCCTAAGGCTCTCAACCATCGCGTTTTGCATTTCATTGGCAACGGGTTGCAGCAGTTTTACGCGCACTGAATTTACACCTCCAGAAGTTGATATTCCAACAAGCTGGCAAAGTGTTAGTCTAAATCAACAAGTCAACCTTGACCCTTGGTGGCAGAGCTTTAATAATCCCGAGCTTAATCAATTAATTGAACAAGTATTAATCACTAATAATGATTTAGCCTTAGCGACGTTGACACTGCGCACCGCTCGCCTCCAAGCGGGTTTAACTGATACTCAACGTTACCCGCAAATTAGTGCAAACCTCAATGGCTCAAAATCAAAACCATTAGAGGGTGGCGCAAGTGCTACTGAATATGGCAGTAACGTATCGCTAAGTTACGAACTGGATCTGTGGGGACGCGTTTCTGCCGATATGGACGCCGCAAAATGGACCAGCCTAGCCACCGCCGAAGATAGAGAAAGTACAGCACAAAGTTTAGTGGCCACCACTGCAACATTATATTGGCAAATCGGCTATCTCAAACAGAGTATTGCACTCAGTCAAAATAGCGTCGATTATGCACAACAGATACTTGATCTTACTGAACGTCAGTACCGTTCTGGAGCAGTATCTCAGTTGAATGTATTCGAGGCTAAAAGTAATTTGGCAGGGCAACAAGCAAGTCACAGTGATTTGCAGCAACAACTTACAGAGGCACAAAATTCATTAGCGATTTTATATAATCAACCGCCTTCAAAAATGCCTATACACATAGACAAATTACCGGGCGATGCTATTCCAACCATCGCTGAAGGTATACCCGCTGATCTTTTGATCCGACGACCCGATGTAAAGTCGGCACTTTATGCGCTTAAATCTGCATATGCGTCAAAAGATGCCACTTTTGCTGGTTACTTGCCTACACTCACGCTTTCTGGCTCGCTAGGTACCGCGTCTAACGAGTTAAAAGACTTACTACAAAATCCTATTGGCACATTAGGCGCAAACTTAGTACTACCATTTGTGCAGTGGAACGAAATGCAATTGTATAAACAAATGGCGAGTGTGGAAGTTGAATCTGCAGTGGTGACCTACAGGAAAACACTCTACAACGCATTTAAAGAAGTCGATAACGCGATTTCTGCACGACAACATTACCAGTATCAAGAACAGAAATTACGTGAACAATATGACGCAGCGTCTGCCGCAGAGCACATTTATGCAAGCCAGTACCGAAATGGTGCGGTAAGTATTCAAGACTGGTTAGACGCCAAAGAAACTCAACGCAGTGCAGAAGTGTTATTGCTGGCTAATCGTTATAACCAGTTCAGTGCTCAAGCCACGCTTTATCAAGCCCTTGGAGGCAGCGATATTGCAGCGCCACTTGTAACGGAATAA
- a CDS encoding Hpt domain-containing protein → MKANKMAINQQQVDGTHNKVANNISSELENMTLECLLEPFGGNEKFYRRLIKVFEKNLEPQLQNIELMISQKNIKELLRLVHTLKGSSGTTGLSSLYQYLCDLESKLAGLEAANEVDILNSELGQQLRLVAQAEMSSIHALLTTDEVNQSTETPSAVDYSVPELTLMLTELKQHLQDHNLKALHITLSLQNKLLGHTHLEHDLTVLCNAVEILDFETAQVALSSLSKKW, encoded by the coding sequence ATGAAAGCGAATAAAATGGCTATTAATCAGCAGCAAGTTGACGGAACTCACAACAAGGTCGCTAATAATATTAGCTCAGAATTAGAAAATATGACCTTAGAATGTTTACTGGAACCTTTTGGTGGTAATGAAAAATTTTATCGCCGTTTAATAAAGGTTTTTGAAAAAAATCTTGAGCCACAACTGCAAAATATAGAGTTGATGATTTCGCAAAAAAACATCAAGGAGCTATTACGCTTGGTTCATACCCTTAAAGGGAGCTCTGGAACGACTGGCTTATCATCACTTTACCAATACCTATGTGACCTGGAGAGTAAGTTAGCGGGACTGGAAGCGGCTAATGAGGTTGATATATTAAATTCAGAATTGGGTCAGCAATTACGTTTAGTCGCACAAGCTGAAATGTCGAGTATCCACGCACTATTAACAACAGATGAAGTTAACCAATCAACAGAGACACCATCCGCTGTTGATTATTCAGTCCCTGAACTCACCTTGATGCTAACGGAGCTGAAGCAACATCTACAAGACCACAATCTCAAGGCGCTTCATATTACTCTGTCACTTCAAAATAAGTTACTAGGACATACACACCTTGAACATGACTTAACAGTGCTTTGCAATGCAGTCGAAATATTAGATTTTGAAACAGCACAGGTAGCATTATCTTCGTTATCAAAAAAGTGGTAA
- a CDS encoding response regulator, whose product MPLDKILHVEDDESIRVIVEMALVDISGFTLVACEGGNEAINQIDHFTPDLILLDAMMPGMDGLQTLIEIRKKPHCQHIPVVFMTARIQQSEKKEYLDAGAIAIIEKPFDAMSLGDRLESIYQAYLASADINKPE is encoded by the coding sequence ATGCCGTTAGATAAAATTTTACATGTAGAAGATGATGAGTCGATTCGAGTGATTGTTGAAATGGCGCTTGTTGATATCTCAGGATTTACGTTAGTTGCTTGTGAGGGCGGAAATGAAGCCATTAACCAAATAGACCATTTTACGCCTGACTTAATATTATTAGACGCCATGATGCCCGGTATGGATGGTCTTCAAACACTCATTGAGATCCGTAAAAAGCCACATTGCCAACACATTCCGGTGGTTTTTATGACCGCTCGTATTCAACAATCTGAAAAAAAAGAATATTTAGATGCAGGCGCAATAGCCATTATTGAAAAACCGTTTGATGCTATGAGTCTTGGCGATAGACTTGAGTCTATTTATCAAGCTTACCTAGCGTCCGCAGACATTAACAAACCGGAGTAA
- a CDS encoding PAS domain-containing protein, whose translation MLTPVLPHSEQERLISLQNTGLLDTDPEQRFDRLTHLAQLCIGTDIVLISLIDSNRQWFKSKQGVEVCETSRDISICGHTILGTDIFEVSDTLLDSRFADNPLVVNAPFIRFYAGVPLVNNGENIGTLCFIDSQPRQFTDKERQIVFEFAKSVEQEIQDKLQEQAHELLVASEEMYRSVLEGTRIGTWQWNIQTGESNCNERWAEVIGYTLAELEPITIEAWISMIHPDDLAYSDTALDDHLNGSTPFYDVKCRMKHKDGHYVWVHDRGKVVSYSADGKPLMMYGTQADITKENNNEQALLQSRDQFKTLVANIPGMTYRCQHDEYWTMLYMSEHIYDLSGYPASDFINNDQRYYVSIVHPDDRAELFEIIEKAVQNHTSWVLNFRILHKNGSVVWVEERGAAEYDSTGAVQYLDGFIMDVSKEKKLQDQLYKLTQQLPGVVYQYQSWPDGRSAFPYASDAIEDIYGVKPEDVLTDASNAFTRIYPEDLAAVALSIEESAKHQTLWKQEYRVYRDDNTVTWMSGSATPEMMPDGSTLWHGYIQDITQTKEHYLKLEELNHQLNVAQQSLDLASEQAQIGYWQASLKLGTLWWSPIIYQIFGLDEQDIVPSITLFKSAVHPDDIDKVAKSEQEARLTGIHNVVHRIIRPNGEVRWVHELGQLVAEDKNPDLILIGSVQDITDRMKLQQVKDEFISTVSHELRTPLTSIYGALNLLQSGKLVTLPAKADKLIDIASSNCKQLSRLINDLLDIEKLAAGKMLFEMKRLPIEPLLQRAINDHQPYADLHNITLTLQLEKQMGEALLYIDEHRLLQILTNFLSNAVKFSPKAGNVTLSATQIYDEIEIAVQDQGSGIPEDFKGKIFERFSQADASSSKAKGGTGLGLALCKELIEAMNGSIGYRSETGTGSRFYIRLPISVEQ comes from the coding sequence ATGCTAACGCCTGTATTACCTCATTCCGAGCAAGAAAGACTCATCTCGTTACAAAATACGGGACTGTTAGATACGGATCCAGAGCAGCGCTTTGATCGTTTAACCCATTTGGCTCAACTTTGTATCGGCACCGACATAGTGCTTATTTCATTAATCGACTCTAACCGCCAATGGTTTAAGTCTAAACAAGGTGTAGAGGTATGCGAGACAAGTAGAGATATCTCAATTTGTGGGCATACCATTTTGGGAACAGACATTTTTGAAGTTTCTGATACTCTTCTCGACAGTCGATTTGCAGATAACCCGTTAGTTGTAAACGCGCCTTTTATTCGATTTTATGCCGGAGTGCCGTTAGTTAATAACGGTGAAAACATCGGCACACTGTGCTTTATTGATAGCCAACCTCGCCAGTTTACAGACAAAGAACGACAAATCGTTTTTGAGTTTGCCAAGAGTGTTGAGCAAGAAATTCAAGACAAATTACAAGAACAGGCACACGAGCTATTAGTAGCAAGCGAGGAAATGTACAGATCAGTGCTTGAAGGTACGAGGATCGGCACTTGGCAATGGAATATTCAAACTGGTGAATCAAATTGTAACGAACGTTGGGCAGAAGTTATTGGTTATACGCTTGCAGAGCTTGAACCCATTACTATAGAAGCCTGGATATCAATGATACATCCAGATGACTTGGCCTATTCAGATACCGCCTTAGATGATCACCTCAATGGATCAACCCCATTTTATGACGTTAAATGCAGAATGAAGCACAAAGATGGCCATTATGTGTGGGTGCATGATAGAGGCAAAGTTGTTTCATATTCAGCCGATGGCAAACCACTGATGATGTATGGCACACAGGCCGATATCACCAAAGAAAATAATAACGAGCAAGCATTATTGCAAAGTCGAGATCAGTTTAAAACTTTGGTTGCCAATATACCGGGAATGACTTACCGATGTCAGCATGATGAATATTGGACCATGCTGTATATGAGTGAACATATTTATGATCTTTCGGGCTATCCTGCCAGCGATTTCATTAATAATGACCAGCGCTATTATGTGAGTATCGTTCATCCTGACGACAGGGCAGAGTTATTTGAAATTATCGAAAAAGCAGTGCAAAACCACACTAGTTGGGTATTAAATTTCCGTATTTTGCACAAAAATGGATCCGTAGTGTGGGTAGAAGAGCGCGGTGCTGCTGAATATGACAGTACTGGTGCAGTGCAATACCTTGACGGCTTTATTATGGATGTGAGCAAAGAAAAAAAGCTGCAAGATCAACTCTACAAACTCACACAGCAATTGCCTGGTGTGGTTTATCAATATCAATCATGGCCAGACGGACGAAGCGCATTTCCTTACGCTAGCGATGCAATAGAAGATATTTATGGTGTAAAACCAGAAGATGTATTAACCGACGCTTCTAATGCTTTTACCAGAATATACCCAGAAGATTTAGCTGCTGTAGCGCTGAGTATCGAAGAATCTGCCAAACATCAGACGCTTTGGAAACAAGAATATCGTGTTTACCGAGATGACAATACAGTGACGTGGATGTCGGGCAGTGCGACACCAGAGATGATGCCTGATGGCAGTACCTTATGGCATGGGTATATTCAAGACATTACCCAAACCAAAGAACATTATCTCAAACTCGAAGAACTCAATCACCAGCTCAATGTTGCTCAGCAAAGTTTAGATTTAGCCAGTGAGCAAGCTCAAATTGGTTATTGGCAAGCATCATTGAAACTGGGAACCTTATGGTGGTCACCCATTATTTATCAAATATTTGGATTAGATGAACAAGATATCGTTCCAAGTATCACCTTGTTTAAAAGTGCTGTGCATCCTGACGATATCGACAAAGTGGCTAAAAGCGAACAAGAGGCTCGTTTAACTGGTATCCATAATGTGGTGCATCGCATTATTCGACCGAACGGCGAAGTTCGCTGGGTGCACGAACTAGGGCAGTTAGTTGCCGAAGATAAAAACCCAGATTTAATACTGATAGGCTCAGTGCAAGACATTACAGACCGAATGAAATTACAACAAGTCAAAGATGAATTTATCTCGACAGTAAGTCATGAACTTCGTACACCCTTAACCTCAATTTATGGTGCATTAAATTTATTGCAGTCTGGCAAGTTAGTCACGTTACCGGCCAAAGCAGACAAACTAATTGATATTGCGAGCAGCAACTGTAAACAGCTTAGCCGTTTAATCAATGACTTATTAGATATAGAAAAACTCGCTGCAGGAAAGATGTTGTTTGAAATGAAACGCTTACCTATTGAACCTCTTTTACAAAGAGCGATTAATGATCATCAACCCTACGCAGACCTGCATAATATTACGCTAACACTGCAACTGGAAAAGCAAATGGGTGAAGCCTTGCTTTATATTGATGAGCATCGTCTATTACAAATCTTGACCAATTTTCTCTCTAACGCGGTTAAGTTTTCACCTAAAGCGGGTAACGTAACCCTGTCTGCCACCCAAATTTATGATGAGATTGAGATAGCTGTGCAAGATCAAGGCTCTGGGATCCCAGAAGATTTTAAAGGCAAGATTTTCGAACGATTTTCCCAAGCCGATGCCAGTAGCTCTAAAGCTAAAGGCGGTACTGGTTTAGGTTTGGCGCTATGTAAAGAGCTGATTGAAGCAATGAATGGCAGTATTGGTTATCGGTCTGAAACAGGCACTGGTTCGCGGTTTTATATTCGATTGCCCATATCAGTAGAACAGTAG